Proteins from a genomic interval of Astatotilapia calliptera unplaced genomic scaffold, fAstCal1.2 U_scaffold_82, whole genome shotgun sequence:
- the LOC113018431 gene encoding acyl-coenzyme A thioesterase THEM4-like, which translates to MARRLGRILRGFQSLGSLAFMKSELSNLPASVSLKSMVRALPSLFSSNPRDFSLPNSSWGTEMRQLYEHYNSQCEAVTDGGEEQGGLWNRLPSYNRSLKYAAGGVYLSKIIQAKARLFTRNIRDPGAAFEYVIFANKKEQRCVCIFQAGHLLEGPPGNVHGGAIATMIDTVTGTHACVHSGPVMTANLNINYRSPIPLGSTVLIESSLDKKEGRKTLVSCKVTSADGARLHTEATALFVSIGVSQLMKG; encoded by the exons ATGGCAAGGAGACTGGGTCGAATACTCAGGGGCTTTCAGAGCCTCGGTTCACTCGCATTCATGAAGTCTGAACTCAGCAACCTCCCTGCCAGCGTTTCATTGAAGAGTATGGTG CGAGCGCTTCCATCACTCTTTTCATCCAACCCCCGGGACTTCAGTCTTCCTAACTCCTCATGGGGCacagaaatgaggcagctgTATGAACATTATAACAGCCAATGTGAGGCAGTGACAGATGGAGGAGAGGAACAGGGTGGACTATGGAACAGACTGCCAAGCTACAATCGTTCTCTGAAGTATGCTGCAG GTGGAGTATACCTTAGCAAAATAATCCAGGCAAAAGCTCGTCTTTTCACCCGCAACATCAGAGACCCGGGGGCAGCATTTGAGTACGTTATCTTTGCTAACAAAAAGGAGCAaaggtgtgtgtgcattttccaGGCTGGACACCTTCTGGAGGGACCACCAGG AAATGTCCACGGGGGGGCGATAGCCACTATGATTGATACCGTGACAGGAACTCATGCTTGTGTGCATTCTGGACCTGTTATGACTGCCAACCTCAACATCAACTACCGCAG TCCCATCCCGCTGGGAAGTACAGTGTTGATCGAATCCTCTCTGGATAAGAAGGAAGGCAGGAAAACGTTAGTTTCGTGTAAAGTGACCAGTGCTGACGGCGCCAGATTGCACACAGAAGCAACAG CACTGTTTGTGTCAATCGGCGTCAGCCAACTAATGAAAGGGTGA